The Archocentrus centrarchus isolate MPI-CPG fArcCen1 chromosome 7, fArcCen1, whole genome shotgun sequence genome window below encodes:
- the eif2s2 gene encoding eukaryotic translation initiation factor 2 subunit 2: MSGDEMIFDPNMTKKKKKKKKPFMLDEDGGEGMGGEEAKEVETKEAEPEAGDDKELDLDEDEGRKREPSDDLNDLNFFNQKKKKKKPKKVFDNDIEEGLKELKIEGEQTEALEEDNLDLMLLTKKKKLKKVDFDEGEPTEKDDALEDDDGKNNDGISFSSSTGPAWAGSERDYTYDELLNRVFNIMREKNPDMVAGEKRKFVMKPPQVVRVGTKKTSFVNFTDICKLLHRQPKHLLAFLLAELGTSGSIDGNNQLVIKGRFQQKQIENVLRRYIKEYVTCHTCRSPETILQKDTRLYFLQCETCHSRCSVASIKTGFQAVTGKRAQLRAKAN; this comes from the exons ATGTCAGGAGACGAG ATGATTTTTGATCCCAACATgaccaagaagaaaaagaagaagaagaagccctTCATGCTGGATGAGGATGGAGGAGAAGGGATGGGAGGAGAAGAAGCTAAGGAGGTGGAGACCAAGGAGGCAGAACCTGAGGCTGGAGATGACAAGGAGCTGGATCTAGATGAAGATGAAGGCAGGAAGAGAG aaCCATCCGATGATTTGAACGACCTAAACTTCTTcaatcagaagaaaaagaagaagaaacccaAGAAAGTGTTTGATAATGATATTGAGGAGGGATTAAAG GAGCTGAAAATCGAAGGGGAGCAGACGGAGGCGCTGGAGGAGGACAACCTGGATCTGATGCTCCTcaccaaaaagaagaaattaaagaaagtaGACTTTGATGAGGGAGAGCCCACTGAGAAAGATGACG CACTGGAGGACGATGATGGGAAGAACAATGACGGAATCTCTTTCAGCTCCTCCACAGGACCAGCCTGGGCTGGTTCAGAAAGAGACTACACTTACGATGAG CTCCTGAACAGAGTCTTCAACATCATGCGGGAGAAGAACCCTGACATGGTGGCCggagaaaagaggaagtttGTGATGAAGCCTCCTCAGGTGGTCCGAGTGGGAACCAAGAAAACCTCCTTTGTCAACTTCACAGACATCTGCAAACT GTTGCATCGTCAGCCTAAACATCTCCTCGCTTTTCTGTTGGCTGAGCTGGGAACGAg TGGCTCCATAGATGGAAATAACCAGCTTGTGATCAAAGGCAGATTTCAACAGAAACAGATAGAAAATGTGTTGAGAAGATATATCA AGGAATATGTGACGTGTCACACCTGCCGCTCTCCAGAGACCATCCTGCAGAAGGACACTCGTCTCTATTTCCTGCAGTGTGAGACGTGCCACTCCCGCTGTTCCGTTGCCAGCATCAAGACCGGTTTCCAGGCCGTGACGGGCAAGAGGGCGCAGCTCCGCGCCAAAGCCAACTAA
- the LOC115782745 gene encoding serine/arginine-rich splicing factor 6-like isoform X2: MPRVYIGRLSYHVREKDIQRFFSGYGKLMEIDLKNGYGFVEFEDNRDADDAVYELNGKELCGERVIVEHARGPRRDRDGYGGGGGGGGSGGGGYSSRSRSGRDKYGPPVRTEYRLIVENLSSRCSWQDLKDFMRQAGEVTYADAHKERTNEGVIEFRTYSDMKRALDKLDGTDINGRKIRLVEDRPRRRRSYSGSRSRSRSRRRSRSRRSRSHRSRSSKSHSRSHSRSRSRSNKRRDHSRSRSERKSRSKSGERKSRSRTGRSRSRSHKSKSRSRSRKSRSRSAEHKSKSRSKSRSKVKSERDSRSRSKERSADKKSRSRSASPVENGKEEHAAKSASRSPSPQEDEHRSQSREKRSASRSKSRSRSRSRSRSASQE; encoded by the exons ATGCCTCGAGTCTATATTGGACGACTGAGTTATCATGTCCGCGAAAAAGACATTCAGCGGTTTTTTAGCGGATACGGAAAACTAATGGAGATCGACTTAAAAAACGG GTATGGATTCGTGGAGTTCGAGGATAATCGGGATGCTGACGATGCCGTTTACGAGCTGAACGGAAAGGAGCTGTGCGGGGAGCGGGTGATCGTCGAGCATGCCCGGGGGCCGCGACGAGACCGAGATGGCTACG gtggtggtggtggtggtggtggtagtggtggtggtggttacAGCAGCCGAAGCCGCTCTGGCAGGGACAAATATGGCCCTCCAGTCCGTACAGAGTACCGCCTCATTGTGGAGAACTTGTCTAGCCGCTGTAGTTGGCAGGACCTAAAG GACTTTATGCGTCAGGCAGGAGAAGTGACCTATGCAGACGCCCACAAGGAACGTACCAACGAGGGAGTGATTGAGTTCCGGACCTATTCTGACATGAAGAGGGCTCTGGACAAGCTGGATGGCACAGACATTAATGGACGGAAGATTCGTCTGGTGGAGGATCGGCCTCGCAGGCGTCGGTCCTACTCTGGCAGCCGCTCCAG GTCTCGCAGTCGCCGCCGCTCCCGCAGCAGGAGAAGCAGGAGCCACAGGAGCAGGAGCTCAAAGAGTCACTCCAGATCCCACTCAAG GTCTCGTTCCCGCAGCAACAAGAGACGCGATCATTCCCGTTCCAGGTCTGAGAGAAAGTCTCGCTCCAAGTCAGGAGAACGCAAATCACGTTCTCGCACTGGCAGGTCTCGTTCTCGATCCCACAAATCCAAATCTCGTTCACGCTCTCGCAAATCTCGGTCCCGTTCAGCCGAACACAAGTCCAAGTCTCGTTCAAAGAGTCGTTCTAAGGTGAAGTCGGAGCGAGATTCTCGTAGCCGATCAAAGGAACGGTCTGCCGACAAGAAGTCCCGCAGTCGCTCAGCATCCCCAGTAGAGAATGGAAAAGAAGAGCATGCAGCCAAATCTGCCTCCCGCTCCCCGTCTCCACAGGAGGATGAGCACCGATCCCAGTCCAGAGAGAAGCGTTCAGCGTCCCGCTCCAAGTCCCGCTCCAGGTCTCGTTCACGGTCTAGATCAGCCTCTCAGGAGTAG
- the LOC115782745 gene encoding serine/arginine-rich splicing factor 6-like isoform X1, producing the protein MPRVYIGRLSYHVREKDIQRFFSGYGKLMEIDLKNGYGFVEFEDNRDADDAVYELNGKELCGERVIVEHARGPRRDRDGYGGGYWGGGRSGGGGGGGSGGGGYSSRSRSGRDKYGPPVRTEYRLIVENLSSRCSWQDLKDFMRQAGEVTYADAHKERTNEGVIEFRTYSDMKRALDKLDGTDINGRKIRLVEDRPRRRRSYSGSRSRSRSRRRSRSRRSRSHRSRSSKSHSRSHSRSRSRSNKRRDHSRSRSERKSRSKSGERKSRSRTGRSRSRSHKSKSRSRSRKSRSRSAEHKSKSRSKSRSKVKSERDSRSRSKERSADKKSRSRSASPVENGKEEHAAKSASRSPSPQEDEHRSQSREKRSASRSKSRSRSRSRSRSASQE; encoded by the exons ATGCCTCGAGTCTATATTGGACGACTGAGTTATCATGTCCGCGAAAAAGACATTCAGCGGTTTTTTAGCGGATACGGAAAACTAATGGAGATCGACTTAAAAAACGG GTATGGATTCGTGGAGTTCGAGGATAATCGGGATGCTGACGATGCCGTTTACGAGCTGAACGGAAAGGAGCTGTGCGGGGAGCGGGTGATCGTCGAGCATGCCCGGGGGCCGCGACGAGACCGAGATGGCTACGGTGGGGGTTACTGGGGTGGTGGGCGCA gtggtggtggtggtggtggtggtagtggtggtggtggttacAGCAGCCGAAGCCGCTCTGGCAGGGACAAATATGGCCCTCCAGTCCGTACAGAGTACCGCCTCATTGTGGAGAACTTGTCTAGCCGCTGTAGTTGGCAGGACCTAAAG GACTTTATGCGTCAGGCAGGAGAAGTGACCTATGCAGACGCCCACAAGGAACGTACCAACGAGGGAGTGATTGAGTTCCGGACCTATTCTGACATGAAGAGGGCTCTGGACAAGCTGGATGGCACAGACATTAATGGACGGAAGATTCGTCTGGTGGAGGATCGGCCTCGCAGGCGTCGGTCCTACTCTGGCAGCCGCTCCAG GTCTCGCAGTCGCCGCCGCTCCCGCAGCAGGAGAAGCAGGAGCCACAGGAGCAGGAGCTCAAAGAGTCACTCCAGATCCCACTCAAG GTCTCGTTCCCGCAGCAACAAGAGACGCGATCATTCCCGTTCCAGGTCTGAGAGAAAGTCTCGCTCCAAGTCAGGAGAACGCAAATCACGTTCTCGCACTGGCAGGTCTCGTTCTCGATCCCACAAATCCAAATCTCGTTCACGCTCTCGCAAATCTCGGTCCCGTTCAGCCGAACACAAGTCCAAGTCTCGTTCAAAGAGTCGTTCTAAGGTGAAGTCGGAGCGAGATTCTCGTAGCCGATCAAAGGAACGGTCTGCCGACAAGAAGTCCCGCAGTCGCTCAGCATCCCCAGTAGAGAATGGAAAAGAAGAGCATGCAGCCAAATCTGCCTCCCGCTCCCCGTCTCCACAGGAGGATGAGCACCGATCCCAGTCCAGAGAGAAGCGTTCAGCGTCCCGCTCCAAGTCCCGCTCCAGGTCTCGTTCACGGTCTAGATCAGCCTCTCAGGAGTAG
- the l3mbtl1 gene encoding lethal(3)malignant brain tumor-like protein 1 — protein sequence MSAKVNMEASSKEPDCTPMEPLSSSPTETILICGSDGVAKKTRPQPHTTTALLLPATGHQKVEVTPAVAVGNPGKGSRANEMTTPALTAQVGGACSIVHVLELKEGMAILPSSNLKFCVSDLGTLSTLITPSTASSTTEPAAGTSGRSTDAESAPDKPGLSVSDVLAPASSGRGAAVEPERLVPVKPEVQVEPGQQNHDPRAQRSYTEELRRDPITDKRSVGIEKVPAGGRVSSLNPDHLKPMRKRKRKEYLSPSEEDSDIEGTDEKMDDSKAEGRHIRGGGDSKTEQWTWTQYLEEAKAVAAPNKLFQESQRVPTVKNGFKQGMKLEGIDPQHPSMYFVLTVAEVCGYRLRLHFDGYSDCHDFWVNANSPDIHPAGWCESTGHKLHTPKGCKEEEFTWTNYLRMTKAQVAPKDLFASPGRIDVKCGFEIGMKLEAVDRMNPSLICVATITDVVDSRFLVHFDNWDDTYDYWCDASSPYIHPIGWCQERNLPLTPPQDYPDQGRFSWSRYLEETGSKAVAADAFKVRSPHSFQPQMKLEAVDKRSPGLIRVATVEEVDTHRIKIHYDGWSHVYDEWVDSDHPDIHPAGWCEATGHPLKIPPRDTKTQQPHGVREAPATGQSTYTSSVPCKPISQPRTNKYSFHNRKCPTPGCDGSGHVTGRFTAHHCISGCPLAERNQGRLKADLSDSECKRNLFFGQRTKKTHYRGRIGRPPKYRKNQQRDYQNMSSQGVYPSLFMSALSNQSDRTLSLCWEQHCKLLPGVQGIHASQVAAWSVEEVFRFVQNLIGCEEQARLFKEEMIDGEAFLLLTQTDIVKIMSIKLGPALKISNAILMFKSTDEGLK from the exons ATGAGTGCCAAAGTGAACATGGAGGCTTCATCCAAAGAACCGGACTGCACCCCTATGGAACCGTTGTCTTCGTCTCCCACCGAGACCATCCTCATCTGTGGGAGTGATGGCGTGGCCAAGAAGACTCGGCCTCAGCCCCACACTACCACGGCTCTCCTGCTGCCAG CTACTGGCCATCAGAAAGTGGAGGTGACTCCAGCTGTTGCAGTGGGAAACCCAGGTAAAGGCAGCAGGGCCAATGAGATGACCACACCTGCTCTGACAGCACAGGTGGGCGGAGCTTGTAGCATTGTCCATGTCCTAGAGTTGAAGGAGGGGATGGCTATTCTGCCCAGTAGCAACCTGAAG TTCTGTGTGAGTGACTTAGGAACTCTGAGCACACTGATCACCCCGAGCACCGCCAGCAGCACCACTGAACCTGCAGCAGGGACTTCTGGGAGATCCACTGATGCAGAAAGTGCTCCAGACAAGCCAG GCCTCTCTGTGTCAGATGTGTTGGCTCCTGCCAGCTCTGGGAGAGGTGCAGCTGTGGAGCCGGAGCGGTTGGTGCCGGTCAAACCTGAAGTCCAGGTTGAACCAGGACAACAGAACCATGATCCCAGAGCTCAAAGGAGCTACACAGAAGAGCTCCGGAGAGACCCCATCACTGACAA GAGGAGTGTCGGCATAGAAAAAGTGCCAGCAGGTGGGAGAGTCTCCTCCCTCAACCCCGATCACCTGAAACCcatgaggaagaggaaaaggaaggaGTATCTGAGTCCATCTGAGGAAGATTCTGACATCGAGGGCACG gatGAGAAAATGGATGATTCTAAAGCAGAAGGCCGACACATCAGAGGAG GTGGAGACAGTAAGACAGAGCAGTGGACGTGGACTCAGTATCTGGAGGAAGCCAAAGCTGTTGCTGCTCCTAACAAGCTTTTCCAAGAG TCCCAGAGAGTGCCGACAGTAAAGAACGGCTTCAAACAGGGGATGAAGCTGGAAGGCATCGACCCGCAGCATCCGTCCATGTACTTTGTCCTTACTGTGGCTGAG GTCTGTGGTTACCGGCTGCGGCTCCATTTTGATGGCTACTCTGACTGTCATGACTTCTGGGTGAATGCCAACTCCCCTGACATCCACCCTGCAGGCTGGTGTGAGAGCACAGGGCACAAACTGCACACCCCCAAAG GCTGTAAAGAGGAGGAGTTTACTTGGACTAACTATCTGAGGATGACTAAAGCACAAGTGGCTCCCAAAGACCTTTTTGCCAGTCCTGGAAGG aTCGATGTGAAGTGTGGTTTCGAGATAGGAATGAAGCTGGAGGCTGTGGATCGTATGAACCCCTCCCTGATCTGTGTAGCAACCATCACCGATGTGGTGGACAGCCGCTTCCTGGTTCATTTTGACAACTGGGATGACACGTATGACTACTG GTGTGATGCCAGCAGTCCGTACATTCATCCTATTGGTTGGTGCCAGGAGAGGAACCTCCCTCTAACACCACCCCAAG ATTATCCAGACCAGGGCCGGTTCTCCTGGTCTCGATACTTGGAGGAGACGGGTTCCAAAGCAGTGGCCGCTGATGCCTTTAAAGTG CGGTCACCTCACAGCTTCCAGCCTCAGATGAAACTGGAGGCTGTGGACAAGAGAAGTCCTGGTCTGATCAGAGTGGCTACAGTGGAGGAGGTGGATACACATCGCATTAAG ATCCATTATGATGGCTGGAGTCATGTCTATGATGAGTGGGTGGACTCCGATCACCCAGACATCCATCCAGCAGGCTGGTGTGAGGCGACTGGTCACCCGTTGAAAATTCCTCCACGGGACACCAAAACGCAGCAACCACATG GTGTGAGGGAAGCTCCTGCTACAGGCCAGTCCACCTACACCTCCTCTGTTCCCTGTAAACCCATCAGTCAACCCAGAACCAACAAGTACAGCTTCCACAACAG gaagtgtcCAACTCCTGGTTGTGATGGCTCAGGCCATGTCACGGGCCGTTTCACTGCCCATCACTGCATATCCGGGTGCCCATTGGCTGAGCGTAACCAGGGTAGGCTGAAGGCTGACCTATCAGACTCAGAGTGCAAGAGAAACCTCTTCTTTGGCCAGAGAACTAAGAAGACTCATTACCGTGGCAG GATTGGTCGTCCTCCCAAATACAGAAAGAACCAACAGAGGGACTACCAGA ACATGTCCTCACAGGGTGTGTATCCGTCACTGTTCATGTCTGCTTTGAGCAACCAGTCAGACCGCACTCTGTCTTTGTGCTGGGAGCAGCACTGCAAGCTGCTGCCTGGCGTTCAGGGCATTCACGCCAGCCAGGTGGCTGCATGGAGTGTCGAGGAG GTTTTCAGGTTTGTCCAGAATTTAATTGGCTGTGAAGAACAGGCTCGTCTCTTCAAAGAAGAG ATGATTGACGGGGAGGCTTTCCTGCTGCTGACTCAGACCGACATTGTGAAGATCATGAGCATCAAGCTAGGCCCCGCCCTCAAGATCTCCAACGCCATCCTCATGTTCAAGAGCACAGACGAGGGACTCAAGTGA